One Ricinus communis isolate WT05 ecotype wild-type chromosome 1, ASM1957865v1, whole genome shotgun sequence DNA window includes the following coding sequences:
- the LOC8289171 gene encoding uncharacterized protein LOC8289171 isoform X2, which produces MSKLKALTNSLVTQNQFVDSLTAHISLYHSKSLPLNTSPNPNPRSSILKWFSSLTVHQRQAHLTTVDFKFVQLVIQMLGKLRTQGHGRFIILPDLPVSDLPSLCYKKSRGLLSRDAESNESERLIFESIRLFGSREGEESTSCSIKCLDSLTVSEDLIGNVDKFVETMDRVSNGEFLRGEDSELGSDWVELDWLKAKGYYSIEAFVANRLEVALRLAWLNCGNGKKRGVKVKEKVNAAGAAANVFLRKKGCVDWWLNLDAETRRKFFTVVLGKAANSLTREIVKGAGAALQDEMWLFRAGAEQPLRYIYAEPLRHTTLKLSADAEFGSPITFASLSGKAASLVNLFNCLFVIQDIVALILPGQHREYDVSKIFFSTLRSVSSISDCILRKLRGLVMVISLDCTKLELLGEGNMKHLTSKQKEKPNTGSRRKKAKTHNMKKPESAPDIVVNEAYINKPLKKIRSTEFNETPGIPHGKEVQGHISSAVEMEHSQGLVLAKGRTAARKNRRGRNKNKNRNSSLNDPVDIRNSERSVAEAPCVPVISSDEAAMLGRASDDLAIQNVFSDDLVESANFTLNTSFCGCVTEPRKEGIDAKRVQGRVVGCNGGTCSINSECKQTSNVMIEDRTISSRAEGVNFKMEDKVISHAVQTPELDTVSSNEDIKFRNEETKGKSNFSYRTVRNINVKEGSTLIKNKILNEARSTNLSEYISYEWPSLAPVYFPSITSHLLPAADRLHLDVGRNWHSHIRQPFVPTVHQARTSPIESGYNRTLSRPLPMSLDWPPMVRSISGLAPSMTCNYDSGFISRLQTAFHPSFTAHNMQVTAKTNDDERRYSGDFIDTPESANAEEPMAEYESHCISEEEMEMHAVSGIDYNQYFGGGVMYWNPSDYPGTGFSRPPSLSSDDSTWAWHEDMNRAVDDMVAFSSSYSTNGLASPTAASFCSPFDPIGSGHQALGYVVPGNELTGKVLQSSSTVTDTAALEELTGSLANVSGDVEGKAGDSLPYPILPPIIIPNISREKSRSDFKRSHDHKSPCVPPSRRERPRIKRPPSPVVLCVPRAPHPPPPSPVSNSRKQRGFPTVRSGSSSPRHWSMRGWYERTNSEEAYMHMDGTEVVWPSWRNKNLSTHPMIQPLPGGLLQDHLIAMSQLARDQEHPDVSFPLQPPELHNCPARKASLSLMHSLLHDEIDFFCKKVAAENMDRKPFINWAVKRVTRSLQVLWPRSRTNVYGSNATGLSLPTSDVDLVVCLPPVRNLEPIKEAGILEGRNGIKETCLQHAARYLANQEWVKNDSLKTVENTAIPIIMLVVEVPSDLIISATSNIQSTKDEPTRMTAENENCVNSDIVISEESSSPKCLQVNHDSRKDVKSIRLDISFKSPSHTGLQTTELVKELTEQFPAATPLALVLKQFLADRSLDQSYSGGLSSYCLVLLITRFLQHEHHLGRPINQNWGSLLMDFLYFFGNVFDPRQMRISVQGSGIYINRERGYSIDPIHIDDPLFPTNNVGRNCFRIHQCIKAFSEAYSVLENELTSFPSEADACSRSPYRLLPKLIPSINSSAGF; this is translated from the exons atgTCGAAACTAAAAGCACTCACTAACTCGCTCGTGACTCAGAACCAATTCGTCGACTCACTTACAGCTCATATATCTCTTTACCATTCCAAGTCTCTCCCTTTAAATACAAGTCCAAATCCAAATCCAAGGTCTTCAATTCTAAAATGGTTCTCATCCCTCACCGTCCATCAACGCCAAGCTCATCTCACAACCGTCGATTTCAAATTCGTACAGCTCGTAATTCAAATGCTAGGCAAACTCCGTACACAAGGTCACGGCCGTTTCATAATTCTCCCTGACCTCCCCGTAAGTGACCTCCCTAGCCTCTGTTATAAAAAGTCACGTGGCCTTTTATCTCGTGATGCCGAGTCAAACGAGTCAGAACGGTTAATTTTTGAGTCTATTCGGCTTTTTGGTTCGAGAGAAGGCGAGGAATCAACTTCCTGTTCGATTAAGTGTCTAGATTCGTTGACTGTGAGTGAGGACTTGATTGGAAACGTGGATAAGTTTGTTGAGACAATGGACAGGGTTTCGAATGGAGAATTCTTAAGAGGAGAAGATAGTGAATTAGGATCTGATTGGGTAGAATTGGATTGGCTTAAAGCTAAAGGTTATTATAGCATCGAAGCTTTTGTGGCAAATAGGTTAGAGGTGGCACTGAGATTAGCATGGTTGAATTGTGGTAATGGTAAAAAAAGAGGGGTGAAAGTGAAAGAGAAAGTTAATGCTGCAGGTGCTGCTGCAAATGtatttttgagaaagaaaggatGTGTTGATTGGTGGCTTAATTTGGATGCTGAAACTAGGAGGAAATTTTTCACTGTGGTGCTTGGGAAAGCTGCAAATTCATTG ACTCGTGAGATTGTGAAGGGGGCGGGTGCTGCTCTACAGGATGAGATGTGGTTATTCAGAGCAGGAGCAGAACAACCATTGAGGTATATTTATGCTGAACCACTGCGACATACTACCCTAAAGCTCTCGGCTGATGCAGAGTTTGGTTCACCTATCACATTTGCTTCTCTATCTGGAAAGGCTGCTTCTCTGGTCAATCTGTTTAATTGTTTATTCGTGATTCAGGATATTGTTGCTTTAATTTTACCAGGTCAACATAGGGAGTATGATGTGTCAAAGATATTTTTTAGCACATTGAGGTCTGTCAGTAGCATTTCTGATTGCATACTAAGAAAACTACGGGGACTTGTCATGGTTATTTCACTTGATTGCACAAAGCTGGAACTTCTTGGAGAGGGAAATATGAAGCATTTAACCAgtaaacaaaaggaaaagccTAATACAGGTAGTCGTAGGAAGAAAGCGAAGACTCATAACATGAAAAAGCCAGAATCTGCTCCAGATATAGTTGTGAATGAGGCTTACATCAACAAACCTCTGAAG AAGATCAGGTCAACGGAGTTCAATGAGACACCTGGTATACCTCATGGAAAGGAAGTACAAGGACACATATCGTCAGCAGTTGAAATG GAACACTCCCAAGGATTGGTTCTTGCAAAAGGACGAACTGCTGCAAGGAAGAATAGGAGAgggagaaataaaaataaaaatagaaactCTAGCCTTAACGATCCGGTTGACATAAGAAACTCTGAAAGATCAGTTGCAGAAGCACCTTGTGTGCCTGTTATCTCTTCAGATGAGGCAGCAATGCTTGGCAGAGCATCAGATGATTTAGCCATTCAGAATGTATTCAGTGATGATTTAGTTGAAAGTGCGAACTTTACATTAAATACGAGTTTCTGTGGTTGTGTTACTGAGCCCAGAAAGGAGGGTATTGATGCCAAGAGAGTCCAAGGTCGTGTTGTTGGGTGCAACGGAGGCACCTGTTCTATAAACTCAGAGTGTAAGCAGACCTCAAATGTTATGATCGAGGACAGAACTATTTCATCAAGAGCAGAAGGAGTAAACTTTAAGATGGAGGATAAAGTAATATCTCATGCAGTGCAGACGCCAGAACTTGACACTGTTTCCAGCAATGAAGACATCAAATTTAGGAATGaagaaaccaagggaaaatcaaatttttccTACAGAACAGTCAGAAACATTAATGTAAAAGAAGGATCTACtctaattaagaataaaattcttaatgagGCCAGGTCGACAAACCTTTCAGAATATATTTCATATGAGTGGCCTAGTTTAGCTCCTGTCTACTTTCCTTCTATTACTTCACATCTTCTGCCTGCCGCTGATAGATTGCATCTGGATGTTGGTCGCAACTGGCATAGTCACATTCGCCAACCTTTTGTTCCCACAGTTCACCAGGCAAGGACTTCTCCCATTGAAAGTGGGTACAACCGAACACTGTCTCGACCATTGCCAATGAGTTTAGATTGGCCCCCAATGGTTAGGAGCATTTCTGGATTAGCTCCATCCATGACTTGCAATTATGATTCTGGATTTATCTCAAGATTGCAGACTGCATTTCACCCGAGTTTCACTGCTCATAACATGCAAGTTACTGCAAAGACTAACGATGATGAGAGAAGGTATTCTGGGGATTTTATAGATACACCTGAATCAGCAAATGCAGAGGAACCAATGGCTGAATATGAAAGTCACTGTATATCAGAGgaagaaatggaaatgcatGCAGTTTCCGGGATAGATTATAATCAGTACTTTGGGGGCGGTGTAATGTATTGGAATCCTTCTGATTATCCGGGGACTGGTTTCTCTCGACCTCCTTCCCTTAGTTCTGATGATAGCACATGGGCTTGGCATGAAGACATGAATAGAGCAGTTGATGACATGGTtgccttctcttcttcttatagtACAAATGGTTTGGCTTCGCCAACTGCTGCTTCATTTTGTTCTCCTTTTGATCCTATAGGATCTGGACACCAGGCACTTGGTTATGTTGTCCCAGGAAATGAATTAACTGGCAAGGTGCTACAATCTTCATCAACAGTGACAGACACAGCTGCACTGGAGGAGCTGACTGGATCTCTGGCTAACGTATCAGGTGATGTTGAAGGGAAAGCGGGAGATTCACTTCCTTACCCCATTTTACCTCCTATCATCATTCCAAATATCTCAAGGGAAAAATCGAGATCTGATTTTAAGCGCAGTCATGATCATAAAAGCCCATGTGTTCCTCCTTCTAGGCGGGAACGTCCTCGGATAAAAAGACCACCATCACCTGTAGTGCTTTGTGTTCCACGGGCTCCACATCCACCGCCACCTTCTCCTGTGAGCAACTCCAGAAAACAGCGTGGTTTTCCCACTGTGAGGTCAGGTAGCTCCAGCCCAAGGCATTGGAGTATGAGAGGTTGGTATGAAAGAACTAATTCTGAGGAAGCTTACATGCATATGGATGGCACTGAAGTTGTTTGGCCTTCTTGGAGGAACAAAAATCTCTCAACTCATCCAATGATTCAGCCTCTCCCAGGAGGTCTACTGCAAGATCATCTGATTGCAATGTCCCAGCTAGCACGTGATCAAGAACAT CCAGATGTGTCATTTCCACTTCAACCACCTGAGTTGCATAACTGTCCAGCAAGAAAGGCATCTCTTTCTTTGATGCATAGCCTCCTTCACGATGAAATTGACTTTTTCTGCAAGAAG GTTGCTGCAGAAAATATGGATCGGAAGCCTTTCATTAATTGGGCTGTCAAGCGGGTTACCCGGTCTCTCCAGGTCCTATGGCCCAGGTCCAGAACAAACGTCTATGGATCAAATGCAACTGGGTTGTCCCTTCCGACAAGTGATGTTGACCTTGTGGTTTGTTTGCCTCCAGTAAGAAACTTG GAACCTATCAAGGAAGCTGGAATTTTGGAGGGCCGTAATGGTATTAAAGAAACTTGTCTACAG CACGCAGCCAGATATCTTGCCAACCAGGAGTGGGTGAAAAATGATTCGTTGAAGACTGTGGAAAATACAGCT ATACCAATTATTATGCTTGTAGTGGAGGTTCCCAGTGATCTGATTATATCTGCTACTTCTAATATACAATCAACAAAGGATGAGCCGACTCGTATGACTGCTGAAAATGAAAACTGTGTTAACTCTGATATTGTCATCTCAGAAGAGTCAAGTTCGCCAAAGTGCTTGCAAGTTAATCATGATAGTCGGAAGGATGTCAAATCAATTCGTCTTGACATCAGCTTCAAGTCTCCATCACACACAGGGCTTCAAACTACtgaattg GTAAAAGAACTTACCGAACAGTTTCCAGCTGCAACACCTCTTGCTTTGGTACTTAAACAGTTCTTGGCAGATCGTAGCCTTGATCAGTCTTACTCTGGTGGCTTAAGTTCATATTGCTTG GTACTATTAATTACACGTTTTCTGCAGCATGAGCATCATCTTGGCCGGCCTATCAACCAA AACTGGGGAAGCCTTCTGatggattttctttatttttttgg GAATGTGTTTGATCCTCGCCAAATGCGTATCTCGGTGCAGGGAAGtggaatatatataaacaggGAAAGAGGTTATAG CATCGATCCAATACACATTGATGATCCTCTTTTCCCAACAAATAATGTAGGGAGGAACTGCTTCCGTATACATCAGTGTATCAAG GCATTTTCAGAAGCTTATTCTGTTTTGGAGAATGAGCTGACCTCCTTTCCTTCTGAGGCTGATGCATGCTCAAGGTCACCATACAGACTGCTTCCTAAACTTATTCCAAGTATTAATTCATCAGCGGGATTTTAA
- the LOC8289171 gene encoding uncharacterized protein LOC8289171 isoform X3 → MSKLKALTNSLVTQNQFVDSLTAHISLYHSKSLPLNTSPNPNPRSSILKWFSSLTVHQRQAHLTTVDFKFVQLVIQMLGKLRTQGHGRFIILPDLPVSDLPSLCYKKSRGLLSRDAESNESERLIFESIRLFGSREGEESTSCSIKCLDSLTVSEDLIGNVDKFVETMDRVSNGEFLRGEDSELGSDWVELDWLKAKGYYSIEAFVANRLEVALRLAWLNCGNGKKRGVKVKEKVNAAGAAANVFLRKKGCVDWWLNLDAETRRKFFTVVLGKAANSLTREIVKGAGAALQDEMWLFRAGAEQPLRYIYAEPLRHTTLKLSADAEFGSPITFASLSGKAASLVNLFNCLFVIQDIVALILPGQHREYDVSKIFFSTLRSVSSISDCILRKLRGLVMVISLDCTKLELLGEGNMKHLTSKQKEKPNTGSRRKKAKTHNMKKPESAPDIVVNEAYINKPLKIRSTEFNETPGIPHGKEVQGHISSAVEMEHSQGLVLAKGRTAARKNRRGRNKNKNRNSSLNDPVDIRNSERSVAEAPCVPVISSDEAAMLGRASDDLAIQNVFSDDLVESANFTLNTSFCGCVTEPRKEGIDAKRVQGRVVGCNGGTCSINSECKQTSNVMIEDRTISSRAEGVNFKMEDKVISHAVQTPELDTVSSNEDIKFRNEETKGKSNFSYRTVRNINVKEGSTLIKNKILNEARSTNLSEYISYEWPSLAPVYFPSITSHLLPAADRLHLDVGRNWHSHIRQPFVPTVHQARTSPIESGYNRTLSRPLPMSLDWPPMVRSISGLAPSMTCNYDSGFISRLQTAFHPSFTAHNMQVTAKTNDDERRYSGDFIDTPESANAEEPMAEYESHCISEEEMEMHAVSGIDYNQYFGGGVMYWNPSDYPGTGFSRPPSLSSDDSTWAWHEDMNRAVDDMVAFSSSYSTNGLASPTAASFCSPFDPIGSGHQALGYVVPGNELTGKVLQSSSTVTDTAALEELTGSLANVSGDVEGKAGDSLPYPILPPIIIPNISREKSRSDFKRSHDHKSPCVPPSRRERPRIKRPPSPVVLCVPRAPHPPPPSPVSNSRKQRGFPTVRSGSSSPRHWSMRGWYERTNSEEAYMHMDGTEVVWPSWRNKNLSTHPMIQPLPGGLLQDHLIAMSQLARDQEHPDVSFPLQPPELHNCPARKASLSLMHSLLHDEIDFFCKKVAAENMDRKPFINWAVKRVTRSLQVLWPRSRTNVYGSNATGLSLPTSDVDLVVCLPPVRNLEPIKEAGILEGRNGIKETCLQHAARYLANQEWVKNDSLKTVENTAIPIIMLVVEVPSDLIISATSNIQSTKDEPTRMTAENENCVNSDIVISEESSSPKCLQVNHDSRKDVKSIRLDISFKSPSHTGLQTTELVKELTEQFPAATPLALVLKQFLADRSLDQSYSGGLSSYCLVLLITRFLQHEHHLGRPINQNWGSLLMDFLYFFGNVFDPRQMRISVQGSGIYINRERGYSIDPIHIDDPLFPTNNVGRNCFRIHQCIKAFSEAYSVLENELTSFPSEADACSRSPYRLLPKLIPSINSSAGF, encoded by the exons atgTCGAAACTAAAAGCACTCACTAACTCGCTCGTGACTCAGAACCAATTCGTCGACTCACTTACAGCTCATATATCTCTTTACCATTCCAAGTCTCTCCCTTTAAATACAAGTCCAAATCCAAATCCAAGGTCTTCAATTCTAAAATGGTTCTCATCCCTCACCGTCCATCAACGCCAAGCTCATCTCACAACCGTCGATTTCAAATTCGTACAGCTCGTAATTCAAATGCTAGGCAAACTCCGTACACAAGGTCACGGCCGTTTCATAATTCTCCCTGACCTCCCCGTAAGTGACCTCCCTAGCCTCTGTTATAAAAAGTCACGTGGCCTTTTATCTCGTGATGCCGAGTCAAACGAGTCAGAACGGTTAATTTTTGAGTCTATTCGGCTTTTTGGTTCGAGAGAAGGCGAGGAATCAACTTCCTGTTCGATTAAGTGTCTAGATTCGTTGACTGTGAGTGAGGACTTGATTGGAAACGTGGATAAGTTTGTTGAGACAATGGACAGGGTTTCGAATGGAGAATTCTTAAGAGGAGAAGATAGTGAATTAGGATCTGATTGGGTAGAATTGGATTGGCTTAAAGCTAAAGGTTATTATAGCATCGAAGCTTTTGTGGCAAATAGGTTAGAGGTGGCACTGAGATTAGCATGGTTGAATTGTGGTAATGGTAAAAAAAGAGGGGTGAAAGTGAAAGAGAAAGTTAATGCTGCAGGTGCTGCTGCAAATGtatttttgagaaagaaaggatGTGTTGATTGGTGGCTTAATTTGGATGCTGAAACTAGGAGGAAATTTTTCACTGTGGTGCTTGGGAAAGCTGCAAATTCATTG ACTCGTGAGATTGTGAAGGGGGCGGGTGCTGCTCTACAGGATGAGATGTGGTTATTCAGAGCAGGAGCAGAACAACCATTGAGGTATATTTATGCTGAACCACTGCGACATACTACCCTAAAGCTCTCGGCTGATGCAGAGTTTGGTTCACCTATCACATTTGCTTCTCTATCTGGAAAGGCTGCTTCTCTGGTCAATCTGTTTAATTGTTTATTCGTGATTCAGGATATTGTTGCTTTAATTTTACCAGGTCAACATAGGGAGTATGATGTGTCAAAGATATTTTTTAGCACATTGAGGTCTGTCAGTAGCATTTCTGATTGCATACTAAGAAAACTACGGGGACTTGTCATGGTTATTTCACTTGATTGCACAAAGCTGGAACTTCTTGGAGAGGGAAATATGAAGCATTTAACCAgtaaacaaaaggaaaagccTAATACAGGTAGTCGTAGGAAGAAAGCGAAGACTCATAACATGAAAAAGCCAGAATCTGCTCCAGATATAGTTGTGAATGAGGCTTACATCAACAAACCTCTGAAG ATCAGGTCAACGGAGTTCAATGAGACACCTGGTATACCTCATGGAAAGGAAGTACAAGGACACATATCGTCAGCAGTTGAAATG GAACACTCCCAAGGATTGGTTCTTGCAAAAGGACGAACTGCTGCAAGGAAGAATAGGAGAgggagaaataaaaataaaaatagaaactCTAGCCTTAACGATCCGGTTGACATAAGAAACTCTGAAAGATCAGTTGCAGAAGCACCTTGTGTGCCTGTTATCTCTTCAGATGAGGCAGCAATGCTTGGCAGAGCATCAGATGATTTAGCCATTCAGAATGTATTCAGTGATGATTTAGTTGAAAGTGCGAACTTTACATTAAATACGAGTTTCTGTGGTTGTGTTACTGAGCCCAGAAAGGAGGGTATTGATGCCAAGAGAGTCCAAGGTCGTGTTGTTGGGTGCAACGGAGGCACCTGTTCTATAAACTCAGAGTGTAAGCAGACCTCAAATGTTATGATCGAGGACAGAACTATTTCATCAAGAGCAGAAGGAGTAAACTTTAAGATGGAGGATAAAGTAATATCTCATGCAGTGCAGACGCCAGAACTTGACACTGTTTCCAGCAATGAAGACATCAAATTTAGGAATGaagaaaccaagggaaaatcaaatttttccTACAGAACAGTCAGAAACATTAATGTAAAAGAAGGATCTACtctaattaagaataaaattcttaatgagGCCAGGTCGACAAACCTTTCAGAATATATTTCATATGAGTGGCCTAGTTTAGCTCCTGTCTACTTTCCTTCTATTACTTCACATCTTCTGCCTGCCGCTGATAGATTGCATCTGGATGTTGGTCGCAACTGGCATAGTCACATTCGCCAACCTTTTGTTCCCACAGTTCACCAGGCAAGGACTTCTCCCATTGAAAGTGGGTACAACCGAACACTGTCTCGACCATTGCCAATGAGTTTAGATTGGCCCCCAATGGTTAGGAGCATTTCTGGATTAGCTCCATCCATGACTTGCAATTATGATTCTGGATTTATCTCAAGATTGCAGACTGCATTTCACCCGAGTTTCACTGCTCATAACATGCAAGTTACTGCAAAGACTAACGATGATGAGAGAAGGTATTCTGGGGATTTTATAGATACACCTGAATCAGCAAATGCAGAGGAACCAATGGCTGAATATGAAAGTCACTGTATATCAGAGgaagaaatggaaatgcatGCAGTTTCCGGGATAGATTATAATCAGTACTTTGGGGGCGGTGTAATGTATTGGAATCCTTCTGATTATCCGGGGACTGGTTTCTCTCGACCTCCTTCCCTTAGTTCTGATGATAGCACATGGGCTTGGCATGAAGACATGAATAGAGCAGTTGATGACATGGTtgccttctcttcttcttatagtACAAATGGTTTGGCTTCGCCAACTGCTGCTTCATTTTGTTCTCCTTTTGATCCTATAGGATCTGGACACCAGGCACTTGGTTATGTTGTCCCAGGAAATGAATTAACTGGCAAGGTGCTACAATCTTCATCAACAGTGACAGACACAGCTGCACTGGAGGAGCTGACTGGATCTCTGGCTAACGTATCAGGTGATGTTGAAGGGAAAGCGGGAGATTCACTTCCTTACCCCATTTTACCTCCTATCATCATTCCAAATATCTCAAGGGAAAAATCGAGATCTGATTTTAAGCGCAGTCATGATCATAAAAGCCCATGTGTTCCTCCTTCTAGGCGGGAACGTCCTCGGATAAAAAGACCACCATCACCTGTAGTGCTTTGTGTTCCACGGGCTCCACATCCACCGCCACCTTCTCCTGTGAGCAACTCCAGAAAACAGCGTGGTTTTCCCACTGTGAGGTCAGGTAGCTCCAGCCCAAGGCATTGGAGTATGAGAGGTTGGTATGAAAGAACTAATTCTGAGGAAGCTTACATGCATATGGATGGCACTGAAGTTGTTTGGCCTTCTTGGAGGAACAAAAATCTCTCAACTCATCCAATGATTCAGCCTCTCCCAGGAGGTCTACTGCAAGATCATCTGATTGCAATGTCCCAGCTAGCACGTGATCAAGAACAT CCAGATGTGTCATTTCCACTTCAACCACCTGAGTTGCATAACTGTCCAGCAAGAAAGGCATCTCTTTCTTTGATGCATAGCCTCCTTCACGATGAAATTGACTTTTTCTGCAAGAAG GTTGCTGCAGAAAATATGGATCGGAAGCCTTTCATTAATTGGGCTGTCAAGCGGGTTACCCGGTCTCTCCAGGTCCTATGGCCCAGGTCCAGAACAAACGTCTATGGATCAAATGCAACTGGGTTGTCCCTTCCGACAAGTGATGTTGACCTTGTGGTTTGTTTGCCTCCAGTAAGAAACTTG GAACCTATCAAGGAAGCTGGAATTTTGGAGGGCCGTAATGGTATTAAAGAAACTTGTCTACAG CACGCAGCCAGATATCTTGCCAACCAGGAGTGGGTGAAAAATGATTCGTTGAAGACTGTGGAAAATACAGCT ATACCAATTATTATGCTTGTAGTGGAGGTTCCCAGTGATCTGATTATATCTGCTACTTCTAATATACAATCAACAAAGGATGAGCCGACTCGTATGACTGCTGAAAATGAAAACTGTGTTAACTCTGATATTGTCATCTCAGAAGAGTCAAGTTCGCCAAAGTGCTTGCAAGTTAATCATGATAGTCGGAAGGATGTCAAATCAATTCGTCTTGACATCAGCTTCAAGTCTCCATCACACACAGGGCTTCAAACTACtgaattg GTAAAAGAACTTACCGAACAGTTTCCAGCTGCAACACCTCTTGCTTTGGTACTTAAACAGTTCTTGGCAGATCGTAGCCTTGATCAGTCTTACTCTGGTGGCTTAAGTTCATATTGCTTG GTACTATTAATTACACGTTTTCTGCAGCATGAGCATCATCTTGGCCGGCCTATCAACCAA AACTGGGGAAGCCTTCTGatggattttctttatttttttgg GAATGTGTTTGATCCTCGCCAAATGCGTATCTCGGTGCAGGGAAGtggaatatatataaacaggGAAAGAGGTTATAG CATCGATCCAATACACATTGATGATCCTCTTTTCCCAACAAATAATGTAGGGAGGAACTGCTTCCGTATACATCAGTGTATCAAG GCATTTTCAGAAGCTTATTCTGTTTTGGAGAATGAGCTGACCTCCTTTCCTTCTGAGGCTGATGCATGCTCAAGGTCACCATACAGACTGCTTCCTAAACTTATTCCAAGTATTAATTCATCAGCGGGATTTTAA